The window CAGAGAAACCATATTCAACAAATATTTTTTTCGCTGCACTTGATTCTAAGTAATTAAGGAAATCACGGGTATCCGCATTGTCATGATCTTTTAAAATCGCAACCGGATATTCAACTGGTTTATAGCTGTCTTTCGGGAATACGCCGACTGCTTTCACGTCTTTACTCACTTTCGCATCGGTGCTATACACAATACCGTAAGGCGCTTCAGCACGTTCAACTAAGGCTAACGCACCACGTACGTCTTTCGCTCGCGCTAATTTATCTTTGACTTGATCCCATAAATTTAATTTGGTTAATGACTCTTCAGCATATTGTCCTGCCGGAACATGTGCAGGATCACCCACAGATAAATAGTTGTCTTTTAAGCCTTTAATCCATTCACCTTTGGCAATATCCACTGAATTAGCTGCACTTTTGGCTGGTGCAATTAACACTAATTCATTACCCGCTAATACTTTTTCAGTTTCTTTTACAGTGAGATTTTTATCTGATAAATATTTCATCCATTTGTTGCTAGCTGAAATAAATAAGTCTGCAGGTGCACCTTCTTCAACTTGTTTGGCAAGGGTTGAAGAAGAAGCAAAAGAGAAAACGACGGTATTATTTGGCTTTTCAGTTTGGTATTGATCCGCAATTTGTTGTAACGCATCAGTCATTGAAGCTGCTGCAAACACTGTCACTTTTGCTGATGCAGCAAAAGATACGCCCATGCCCGCAATTAAAAGTGCGGTTGCAAATTTAGTTAATTTCATTATTTATCTCCTATATAAATGAAACTATATGTAAAAAAATATACTGCGTAAAAATTATAACTTGAATTTTAAAATAAGCATACAGAAAAAAACAAAAATCAAGTAAAATAAGTAGAATTATGTATTAGGAGGAGATGATGAAACAAACTGAAATTTTACTGACGATCAAACTTCATCAAGAATTATTTATCGATCCAAAACGTGTTCGCCTCTTAAAAGAAATTAAAGAATGTGGCTCAATTAATCAAGCGGCCAAAAATGCCAAAGTAAGCTATAAAAGTGCGTGGGATCACCTTGAGGCGATGAATAAAATCAGCCCCAAACCACTTTTAGAACGTAATATCGGTGGAAAAAATGGTGGCGGTACATCATTAACCACTTATGCTGAGCGTTTACTGCAGCTTTATGATTTGCTCGAACAAACACAAGAGCATGCCTTTCATATTCTGCAAGATGAGACGATCCCACTTAACAGCTTGCTTTCAGCAACAGCAAAATTCTCCTTACAAAGTAGCGCGCGCAATCAATTTTTCGGTAAGGTAGCAAGCCAACATATTGTGGATTCCCGCTGCATCGTTGCGGTCAATATTCAGGATTTAGCCCATCCATTACACGTTTCGATCACGCTACGCAGTGCTGAACGTCTAAAACTCATTACTGAAAAAGAAGTGATGGTGATGTTTAAAGCGCCTTGGGTGAAGGTGAGTGCTACTCCATTAGAAGAAAAAAACAACCTTTTCCAAGCAACCATTCTTTCTATGCAAAATGAAGAAGCGATTTTGCAAATAAAAGACAGCTCAATTGAATTTTGTGCGAGTATTCATAGTAAAGATGGCTGGAAAGTGGGACAAGAAGTGTGGTTACATGTGGAGCCAGAACAAATTATCTTGGCAACATTGAAATAATCCTTATAAACTCAAAGTGCGGTCAAAATTAACCGCACTTTTTTATTTTAGCTTACAACGCAATCTCATCAATCGAGCACCCAAAACTTGGCAAAAAGACCTGTAAAAAATAATCCATTTCTTGGCTATGCCATTGTTCCATTAAATTTTCTAAACGTTTTTTGGCTGTTTTAAATTCGTGGTTACCATGCTCTAATTCAAATTGAGCTTTAATGTAAGCACAAATCAAATCCGCTTGTTTTACTAAATGCTTTTCTTCTGGGCTAAATTGTTCACTGTCTAAATATGGCGCGAAACTGTCTTGCAATTCAGTCGGAAGCAAACTAATTAAATGTAATTCTGCGGCTGTCTCAATGTCTTTATAAGCATGTGTAATTTCAGAATTAAAATATTTAATTGGCGTCGGTAAATCTCCGGTAAAAATTTCAGAAGTATCATGATACATCGCCATCACTGCAATACGTTCAGGATTGACTTCACCACCAAAAAAGCGATTTTTAATAATGGCTAAAGCCTGTGCCACAAAAGCAACTTGCAGACTATGCTCTGCTAAGTTTTCCTTTTCAATATTGCGCATCAATGACCAACGCTGAATTAAACGAAGACGATCTAAACAGGCAAAAAAGTGACTCGTTTTAACTTCCACAAAATATCCTTAGTTAGATGGTAGCTCTTCAATAATCACGGGAAGATCGATGACGTTACCTAAGCGAGAAATTGTGACAATAACTTCTGTATTCGGTTTAGTATCACTGATAATCTGCATCATTTCACGAATAGACAGATTATCTTGTTTATTTAAACGTAAAATCACATCCCCCACTTGAATACCTGCTTTCGCTGCGGGACTATTGGCTGTCACGCCGGTAATGACAATACCACCGTTTGAGTTAGAAGAAATTTCACTTTGAACACCAAAATAACCACGAATCACACGACCATCGCGAATAATTTTATACAATACATCGTTTGCAATACTGATTGGAATCGCAAAATTCAGGCCTTCTGCAATTTCATTCGCTGTTTTACCAATACTTAACGTGCTGATACCTACTAATTCGCCCGCAGAGTTAATCAACGCGCCACCAGAGTTACCACGGTTAATTGATGCATCAGTTTGAATAAAGTTTTGACGACCTAAAGAATCCCCTACAGCACTACGTCCTACCGCACTGATAATCCCTTGGGATACACTTTGACCGAGGTTATACGGGTTACCAATAGCCAGAGCAATATCACCAACACGTACTTGGCGCTCTTTATTTTGTGGAATCGTGGAAAGATCGGTTGCTTTGATTTTTAATACCGCAAGATCTGTCAAATTATCCGAACCGATTAAATTCGCTTCATAAATATTACCGTTTTGCAGTGCCACCACAATTTGATCGGCATTTTGAATAACGTGTTTATTGGTAAGAATATAACCGTCTTTGGTCATAATCACGCCAGAACCCAAGTTATTTACCTGTAATTGATCGCTATCATTAATGCTGGCAGAAGAAAAAGATCGGTTGTACACATTCACCACAGCAGGAGAAGCAATTCTCACGGCACGATTAAACGAAACAATATCATCAGCAGAGAAAAGGCTGCTGTTATTGAGCTTAGGAACGGCAAATAAAATAACACCTGCCGCAGCAAGCCCCCAAAGGGCGGAGTGGAAAAGTTTTTTAAACATTTTTTATTCTTTTATTAATAAGTTAGGTAAATAACTGAGCTTTAAATCACCCCCAATTCTTTCACATTCTTGCAGTTGCCACAATGGGGCATCAGCAAGTTTTTCCAAATGCGGAAGTTGGCATAATCCACGAGCGTTATCTCCCAAGAGTTTCGGAGCGACATAAATGATTAATTCATCTACAGCATGTTGTTCAATCAAGCTACCCGCTAAATTGGCGCCGGCTTCAACCCAAACAGAATTCACTTGTCGCTTGCCTAATTCTGTCATCAATAGATCAAACTCATAGTTTTCTGGCAGTAAAATTTGCTCACAGAAATCAGGGAATACAGACATATCTCGTGGAATTGAACCCACAAGCCAAACTGGCGAATGGGTACGGAATAATTGATGGCTTGGCTGAACTCGATTTTTAGAATCTAAAATTATACGAATAGGCTGACGCACGGTTTCTTCGGCATATTCCGCTTTTAAATCATCGGGGAATTGATTCCAACGCACATTCAAGCTTGGATCATCGGCTAACACGGTGGCACTTGTGGATAAAAGTGCGGTCGCTTTGGCTCGCATTTTTTGTACATCTGCACGGGCTTCTTCACCTGTAATCCACTTACTTTCACCGCTTGCCATGGCTGTTCGACCATCTAAACTCATGGCTAATTTCAGCTGCACATAAGGCTTACCGGTTCGCATACGTTTGAGAAAACCTTTATTTAAGGCTTCCGCTTGTTCATTCAATAAATTGACCGCACTTGGTATGCCTGCATCGGCTAACATTTTTAAGCCCCTGCCTGCCACTTGAGGATTAGGATCCGCCATAGCCGCTACAACTCGACTGACTCCCGCTTCAATTAAACCTAATGCACAAGGTGGTGTTCGGCCATAATGAGAACAAGGTTCAAGTGTCACATACGCGGTTGCGCCTTTCGCTTTCTCACCGGCATCTGCCAACGCTACACGTTCTGCATGAGGCTGACCAGTCTTAAAATGAAACCCTTTCCCGACAATTTCACCGTTTTTAACTAACACACATCCCACCGATGGATTCGGCGCGGTGGTGTACTGCCCTTTAGCCGCAAGCTCAAGAGCTAGTTGCATAAAT is drawn from Haemophilus parainfluenzae and contains these coding sequences:
- a CDS encoding TOBE domain-containing protein, with amino-acid sequence MKQTEILLTIKLHQELFIDPKRVRLLKEIKECGSINQAAKNAKVSYKSAWDHLEAMNKISPKPLLERNIGGKNGGGTSLTTYAERLLQLYDLLEQTQEHAFHILQDETIPLNSLLSATAKFSLQSSARNQFFGKVASQHIVDSRCIVAVNIQDLAHPLHVSITLRSAERLKLITEKEVMVMFKAPWVKVSATPLEEKNNLFQATILSMQNEEAILQIKDSSIEFCASIHSKDGWKVGQEVWLHVEPEQIILATLK
- the modA gene encoding molybdate ABC transporter substrate-binding protein, yielding MMKLTKFATALLIAGMGVSFAASAKVTVFAAASMTDALQQIADQYQTEKPNNTVVFSFASSSTLAKQVEEGAPADLFISASNKWMKYLSDKNLTVKETEKVLAGNELVLIAPAKSAANSVDIAKGEWIKGLKDNYLSVGDPAHVPAGQYAEESLTKLNLWDQVKDKLARAKDVRGALALVERAEAPYGIVYSTDAKVSKDVKAVGVFPKDSYKPVEYPVAILKDHDNADTRDFLNYLESSAAKKIFVEYGFSVK
- the ribD gene encoding bifunctional diaminohydroxyphosphoribosylaminopyrimidine deaminase/5-amino-6-(5-phosphoribosylamino)uracil reductase RibD, which gives rise to MSDTFSPDDVKFMQLALELAAKGQYTTAPNPSVGCVLVKNGEIVGKGFHFKTGQPHAERVALADAGEKAKGATAYVTLEPCSHYGRTPPCALGLIEAGVSRVVAAMADPNPQVAGRGLKMLADAGIPSAVNLLNEQAEALNKGFLKRMRTGKPYVQLKLAMSLDGRTAMASGESKWITGEEARADVQKMRAKATALLSTSATVLADDPSLNVRWNQFPDDLKAEYAEETVRQPIRIILDSKNRVQPSHQLFRTHSPVWLVGSIPRDMSVFPDFCEQILLPENYEFDLLMTELGKRQVNSVWVEAGANLAGSLIEQHAVDELIIYVAPKLLGDNARGLCQLPHLEKLADAPLWQLQECERIGGDLKLSYLPNLLIKE
- the degS gene encoding outer membrane-stress sensor serine endopeptidase DegS codes for the protein MFKKLFHSALWGLAAAGVILFAVPKLNNSSLFSADDIVSFNRAVRIASPAVVNVYNRSFSSASINDSDQLQVNNLGSGVIMTKDGYILTNKHVIQNADQIVVALQNGNIYEANLIGSDNLTDLAVLKIKATDLSTIPQNKERQVRVGDIALAIGNPYNLGQSVSQGIISAVGRSAVGDSLGRQNFIQTDASINRGNSGGALINSAGELVGISTLSIGKTANEIAEGLNFAIPISIANDVLYKIIRDGRVIRGYFGVQSEISSNSNGGIVITGVTANSPAAKAGIQVGDVILRLNKQDNLSIREMMQIISDTKPNTEVIVTISRLGNVIDLPVIIEELPSN
- the yfbR gene encoding 5'-deoxynucleotidase, with product MEVKTSHFFACLDRLRLIQRWSLMRNIEKENLAEHSLQVAFVAQALAIIKNRFFGGEVNPERIAVMAMYHDTSEIFTGDLPTPIKYFNSEITHAYKDIETAAELHLISLLPTELQDSFAPYLDSEQFSPEEKHLVKQADLICAYIKAQFELEHGNHEFKTAKKRLENLMEQWHSQEMDYFLQVFLPSFGCSIDEIAL